A window from Scheffersomyces stipitis CBS 6054 chromosome 7, complete sequence encodes these proteins:
- the FBP26 gene encoding fructose-2,6-bisphosphatase (FBP26) (fructose-2,6-bisphosphatase (FBP26) (FRK26)~go_function catalytic activity; ATP binding~go_process metabolism; fructose 2,6-bisphosphate metabolism): protein MPVYSISHVENVRVCVVMVGLPARGKSLIAQKIVRYLSWLSINSKCFNVGSYRREIATDTVVDAEFFDPKNEVGMNYRQEAITRATTDMMKWFSDDNGVVGILDATNSTRDRRDKILKLCRENSIEPMFLESFCDDQDLIMQNILDVKTTSPDYLNRNNEFAAEDFLKRIKFYEQVYETMDQKADADLTFIKLVNVNSQIILNRIESYLESRIVYYVMNLHIKPRSIWLSRHGESEYNLTGQIGGDSNLSERGWRYAKRLPELVLKSLGEENKHTNLTVWTSTLKRTQQTSSFLPYKRKLQWKALDELDAGECDGMTYEEIEKTFPEDFKARDDDKYEYRYRGGESYRDIVIRLEPIIMELERQENILIITHQAVLRCLYAYFMNVPQEESPWMSIPLHTLIKLEPRAYSTLVSRIKADIPAVSTYKEKGTSQLGELETGTASKSRDLIRDSELAK, encoded by the coding sequence ATGCCCGTCTACTCCATCTCCCATGTTGAGAATGTCCGGGTGTGTGTGGTGATGGTGGGATTACCTGCTAGAGGCAAGTCGCTCATAGCCCAGAAGATCGTTCGGTATCTTCTGTGGCTTTCTATTAACTCAAAGTGTTTCAATGTAGGTTCGTACCGTAGAGAAATAGCTACGGACACAGTAGTAGATGCTGAGTTTTTCGATCCTAAGAACGAGGTTGGAATGAATTACAGACAGGAAGCTATTACCCGGGCCACTACGGACATGATGAAATGGTTTCTGGACGATAATGGCGTAGTCGGCATCCTTGATGCAACCAATTCCACCAGAGACAGACGggacaagatcttgaagctCTGCAGAGAAAACAGTATAGAACCGATGTTTTTGGAGAGTTTCTGTGATGACCAAGACTTGATAATGCAGAACATCTTGGATGTTAAGACGACATCGCCAGACTATCTCAACCGTAACAACGAATTTGCTGCTgaagacttcttgaagagaataaAGTTCTATGAACAAGTATATGAGACTATGGACCAGAAAGCTGATGCAGATCTCACATTCATCAAGTTGGTCAATGTTAACTCGCAGATCATTCTCAATCGTATTGAAAGTTACTTGGAAAGCCGTATAGTTTACTACGTCATGAATTTGCACATTAAGCCTAGAAGCATCTGGTTGTCAAGACATGGTGAGTCTGAATACAACTTGACAGGTCAGATTGGTGGCGACTCTAATCTTTCTGAACGAGGTTGGAGATACGCCAAACGGTTACCGGAGTTGGTGTTGAAATCTCTTGGTGAGGAAAACAAGCATACCAACTTGACGGTGTggacttcaactttgaagagAACCCAGCAAACATCGTCTTTCTTGCCCTACAAGAGAAAGTTGCAATGGAAGGCTTTAGACGAGCTTGACGCTGGAGAATGTGACGGCATGACCTACGAAGAAATCGAGAAGACATTCCCAGAAGACTTCAAAGCCAGAGATGACGACAAATACGAATATAGATATAGAGGAGGTGAGTCGTATCGTGACATCGTTATCCGTCTCGAGCCAATCATCATGGAGTTGGAACGACAGGAGAATATTCTCATAATCACCCACCAGGCGGTGCTACGGTGTCTCTATGCATATTTCATGAACGTTCCCCAAGAGGAAAGTCCGTGGATGTCGATTCCATTGCATACTTTGATCAAATTGGAGCCTCGGGCCTATCTGACTCTCGTAAGTAGAATCAAGGCTGATATTCCTGCTGTCAGTACGTACAAGGAGAAGGGAACATCGCAATTGGGAGAGTTGGAAACGGGAACGGCTTCCAAGAGCAGAGATCTCATCAGAGACAGCGAGTTGGCTAAATAG